From the Desulfohalovibrio reitneri genome, one window contains:
- a CDS encoding TIGR03790 family protein produces MAPIPAMRAVWFALVLSICMAGAAHAQGIFEQGGTLHQDSSALLRWKLKPGVAERLNLEMIRIYRVRTGDELGFGKKSLEQVAERDVDGEYTVERLENGQQYAFILRAVDASGTEHGQALLMAYPGEDGEGPPPAVKNLYAAPGAVGVGVFWDRRREVDIKGYEVARKRPGDPSYRIIARLPRVTKAGQWTRAATGKMANAPMIRPTMYLDTKAEKGGEYIYRVQAVDLDGNLGEPAEVRTTGKTAPRSPRFDEVLLLVRARDGSSRHVAEEYARARNVPESNIVEFYIPEDRYDFGYERHLAEPLREHLLENGLAGKIRVLVPCYRMPRSTGARSVDSMLSDLFGRYTWGRVMGTPSPLFRSDNHFDPALGMYLVTRLDGPDEETALSLFEKARIAERRVTPASGDAYFVQDEKGRRMAKIVEKYGVESVLHGRLHTRENQVPDGTMWLFAWGHDYIRLRDTPWPDGSVAAFLKSNSFGTLRKENGRPSWVQGLLQEGVTATFGSVVEPYVQGFTRGDIFFDRFLSGRYSFAEAYGMATPTVRWAMSAVGDPLYRLDSWQAAGEAR; encoded by the coding sequence ATGGCACCTATTCCCGCGATGCGGGCCGTCTGGTTCGCACTCGTCCTGAGTATCTGCATGGCCGGGGCGGCCCACGCCCAGGGCATATTCGAGCAGGGCGGCACCCTGCACCAGGACTCCTCCGCCCTGCTGCGCTGGAAGCTCAAGCCCGGCGTGGCCGAGCGGCTGAACCTGGAGATGATCCGCATCTACCGGGTGCGCACCGGCGACGAGCTGGGATTCGGCAAGAAGTCCCTGGAGCAGGTGGCCGAGCGGGACGTCGACGGCGAGTACACGGTGGAGCGGCTTGAGAACGGCCAGCAGTACGCTTTCATCCTCCGCGCGGTGGACGCCTCCGGCACGGAGCACGGGCAGGCGCTGCTCATGGCCTACCCGGGCGAGGACGGCGAGGGCCCACCCCCGGCGGTGAAGAACCTCTACGCCGCGCCCGGGGCCGTCGGGGTGGGCGTTTTCTGGGATCGCCGCCGCGAAGTGGACATCAAGGGGTACGAGGTGGCCCGCAAGAGGCCGGGCGATCCCTCCTACCGCATCATCGCCCGCCTGCCCCGCGTCACCAAGGCCGGACAGTGGACCAGGGCGGCCACCGGCAAAATGGCCAACGCCCCCATGATCCGGCCCACCATGTACCTCGACACCAAGGCGGAAAAGGGCGGCGAGTATATTTACCGGGTGCAGGCCGTGGACCTCGACGGAAACCTGGGCGAACCAGCGGAGGTGCGGACCACCGGCAAGACCGCCCCCCGCTCTCCGCGTTTCGACGAGGTGCTCCTGCTGGTTCGCGCCCGCGACGGCTCCTCCCGCCATGTGGCCGAAGAGTACGCCCGGGCGCGCAACGTGCCCGAGTCCAACATCGTCGAATTCTACATCCCCGAGGACCGCTACGACTTCGGCTACGAACGCCACCTGGCCGAGCCGCTGCGCGAGCACCTGCTGGAGAACGGCCTGGCCGGGAAGATCCGGGTGCTGGTGCCCTGCTACCGCATGCCGCGCTCCACCGGGGCCAGGTCGGTGGACTCCATGCTCTCCGACCTTTTTGGCCGCTACACCTGGGGCCGGGTCATGGGCACTCCCAGCCCGCTTTTCCGCAGCGACAACCACTTCGACCCCGCCCTGGGCATGTACCTCGTCACCCGCCTGGACGGACCGGACGAGGAGACCGCACTGAGCCTGTTCGAAAAGGCCAGGATCGCGGAGCGCCGCGTCACACCCGCCAGCGGCGACGCCTATTTCGTGCAGGACGAAAAGGGCAGGCGCATGGCCAAAATCGTGGAGAAGTACGGCGTGGAGTCCGTGCTGCACGGCCGGCTGCACACCAGGGAAAACCAGGTGCCCGACGGCACCATGTGGCTGTTCGCCTGGGGGCACGACTACATCCGCCTGCGCGACACACCCTGGCCGGACGGCTCGGTGGCCGCCTTTCTCAAGTCCAACTCCTTCGGCACGCTGCGCAAGGAAAACGGCAGGCCCAGCTGGGTGCAGGGGCTTCTGCAGGAGGGCGTCACCGCCACCTTCGGTTCGGTGGTGGAGCCGTACGTGCAGGGCTTCACCCGGGGCGACATCTTCTTCGACCGCTTCCTCAGCGGCCGCTACTCCTTCGCCGAGGCGTACGGCATGGCCACCCCCACGGTGCGCTGGGCCATGAGCGCCGTGGGCGACCCGCTCTACAGGCTGGATAGCTGGCAAGCCGCCGGGGAGGCCAGGTGA
- a CDS encoding lipopolysaccharide biosynthesis protein, with translation MNGLSVRTVAGRNAAWSLLRYVVNFGVVFVLTPFIIETVGDARYGLWALVFAIIGYAGFLDLGVQQATMKLVAQHRGKGEKDRLNAVASTAMAFFLLLALVAALACWFVLPHWMHLFVDNPADVLESQRLLHVVGLNMFFLFCGNVLSGVALGLHQYHYKGMFDSLTGLARLGLTILVLRQGFGLVGLAWVKLGLDAASMLFMAWACRRGFPSLRLAPGLVGKEPMRELLRFGTSVFTSSSAVRFNRTTNPIIVSWLLGTVYTAYFTVCTRLVGYANEVLMSLTAAFMPIFSELGAQGRDRVREVYLRYTRYLVGLTLPAYLAVMLCGPHFVALWISPEYARECAWPLRIMALVALIRGLQPLQARVLMGWGDVRFYARMVVCCSLTATVVGAALVPVAGIAGPPLAGLAATLVQQTVFLLHLSDRMDFSKARFAASCHLRLLAPVLVFAGLLAWILGPLDEASYPRLLLAAAAAIAAYIPLAFMGLLDSGERRGVLARVPGLGKKQPGDAPVAPLAEPVERP, from the coding sequence GTGAACGGACTCTCCGTTCGGACCGTGGCCGGGAGGAACGCCGCCTGGAGCCTCCTGCGCTATGTGGTCAACTTCGGCGTGGTATTCGTCCTCACGCCGTTCATCATTGAAACGGTGGGGGACGCGCGCTACGGCCTCTGGGCCCTGGTTTTCGCCATCATCGGCTACGCCGGGTTCCTGGACCTGGGCGTGCAGCAGGCCACCATGAAGCTGGTGGCCCAGCACCGGGGGAAGGGGGAGAAGGACCGGCTCAACGCGGTGGCCTCCACGGCCATGGCCTTCTTCCTGCTCCTGGCCCTGGTGGCCGCCCTGGCCTGCTGGTTCGTCCTGCCCCACTGGATGCACCTCTTCGTGGACAACCCCGCGGACGTGCTGGAGTCGCAGCGGCTGCTCCACGTGGTGGGGCTGAACATGTTCTTCCTTTTCTGCGGCAACGTCCTCTCCGGCGTGGCCCTGGGGCTGCACCAGTACCACTACAAGGGCATGTTCGACAGCCTGACCGGGCTGGCCAGGCTGGGCCTGACCATCCTGGTTCTGCGCCAGGGGTTCGGGCTGGTGGGGCTGGCCTGGGTCAAGCTGGGACTGGATGCCGCCTCCATGCTCTTCATGGCCTGGGCCTGCCGCCGGGGGTTTCCCTCCCTGCGGCTGGCGCCGGGCCTGGTTGGGAAGGAGCCCATGCGGGAACTGCTGCGCTTCGGTACCAGCGTCTTCACCTCCTCCAGCGCGGTGCGCTTCAACCGCACCACCAACCCCATCATCGTCTCCTGGCTCCTGGGCACAGTGTACACGGCCTACTTCACGGTCTGCACCCGTCTGGTGGGGTACGCCAACGAGGTGCTCATGTCCCTGACCGCGGCCTTCATGCCCATCTTCAGCGAACTGGGCGCGCAGGGCAGGGACCGGGTGCGGGAGGTCTACCTGCGCTACACCCGCTACCTGGTGGGGCTGACTCTGCCCGCCTATCTGGCGGTGATGCTCTGCGGGCCGCACTTCGTGGCCCTGTGGATCAGCCCGGAGTACGCCCGGGAGTGCGCCTGGCCGCTGCGGATAATGGCCCTGGTGGCCCTCATCCGGGGGCTGCAGCCGCTGCAGGCGCGGGTGCTCATGGGATGGGGCGACGTGCGCTTCTATGCCCGCATGGTGGTCTGCTGCTCCCTTACAGCCACGGTCGTCGGGGCCGCCCTGGTGCCGGTGGCCGGGATAGCCGGGCCGCCCCTGGCCGGGCTGGCCGCCACGCTGGTGCAGCAAACCGTCTTCCTGCTGCACCTCTCCGACCGCATGGACTTTTCCAAGGCGCGGTTCGCGGCCTCGTGCCACCTGCGCCTGCTCGCGCCGGTGCTGGTATTCGCCGGACTGCTGGCGTGGATTCTGGGGCCGTTGGATGAAGCCAGCTATCCGCGCCTGCTTCTGGCCGCCGCCGCGGCGATCGCCGCCTATATTCCACTGGCCTTCATGGGGCTGCTGGATTCCGGCGAGAGGCGGGGCGTGCTGGCCAGGGTCCCGGGATTGGGCAAGAAACAACCCGGCGACGCGCCCGTCGCGCCGCTGGCCGAACCCGTGGAGCGGCCGTGA
- a CDS encoding O-antigen ligase family protein — protein sequence MKHLISIYLFLLIFRPYEYWPQLGSLYIQKVFMILLLICAFVYRDKRFRMDTLHLWLFVLVLSLLLSTATAWDVPLAWEMTVKYLKVMVFYLVLVMTVHGQERLEYVAKAMLVVTMIYVGKSAWEFFVHGRYVWRMGIARMIGIDQTYAMPNAFAATICYSLPLLWAVLGKGLTKRWMRLAMLGYGVLAPICIVMTGSRSGMVTALLFVAMISWRAKRKIGVAVLSVAILLVGWQFVPEMQQRRFMSIFNPEVGPAAEWAEQSAEGRLQGLLHGLELFTQHPVSGVGPNNTRRTWYGGDGPQAHNLVGQVIGELGGVGFVAFFGFIAAIFLRLRATVRLADKRLAKEPDPPLERTLVFNRRLALAGQMIIVLMLFNGLFGHNMFRYNWLFVAFFALASSEVVRGEASQGAGERESERFCGEDMEYARCRA from the coding sequence GTGAAGCACCTCATCTCCATCTACCTTTTCCTGCTGATCTTCAGGCCCTACGAGTACTGGCCGCAACTGGGCAGCCTGTACATCCAGAAGGTCTTCATGATCCTCCTGCTGATCTGCGCCTTCGTCTACCGCGACAAGCGGTTCCGCATGGACACGCTGCACCTGTGGCTGTTCGTCCTGGTGCTCAGCCTGCTCCTGTCCACGGCCACGGCCTGGGACGTGCCCCTGGCCTGGGAGATGACCGTCAAATACCTCAAGGTGATGGTTTTCTACCTGGTGCTGGTGATGACCGTGCACGGCCAGGAGAGGCTGGAGTACGTCGCCAAGGCCATGCTTGTCGTGACCATGATCTACGTGGGCAAGTCCGCCTGGGAGTTCTTCGTCCACGGCCGCTACGTGTGGCGCATGGGAATCGCCCGCATGATCGGCATCGACCAGACCTACGCCATGCCCAACGCCTTCGCGGCCACCATCTGCTACTCCCTGCCGCTGCTTTGGGCGGTGCTTGGCAAGGGGCTGACCAAGCGCTGGATGCGCTTGGCCATGCTGGGCTACGGCGTGCTGGCCCCCATCTGCATCGTCATGACCGGGTCGCGCAGCGGCATGGTCACGGCGCTGTTGTTCGTGGCCATGATCTCCTGGCGGGCCAAGCGCAAAATCGGCGTGGCCGTGCTCTCCGTGGCCATCCTGCTGGTTGGCTGGCAGTTCGTGCCGGAGATGCAGCAGCGCCGCTTCATGTCCATCTTCAATCCGGAAGTGGGGCCGGCCGCGGAGTGGGCCGAGCAGTCCGCCGAGGGCCGCCTCCAAGGGCTGCTGCACGGACTGGAGCTGTTCACCCAGCACCCGGTCTCCGGCGTCGGCCCCAACAACACGCGCCGTACCTGGTACGGCGGCGACGGCCCCCAGGCGCACAACCTGGTGGGGCAGGTCATCGGCGAGTTGGGAGGCGTCGGCTTCGTGGCCTTCTTCGGCTTCATCGCGGCCATTTTCCTGCGGCTGCGAGCCACGGTGCGCCTAGCGGACAAGAGGCTGGCCAAGGAGCCCGACCCCCCGCTGGAGCGCACGCTCGTCTTCAACCGCCGCCTTGCCCTGGCCGGGCAGATGATCATCGTGCTCATGCTCTTCAACGGCCTCTTTGGACACAACATGTTCCGCTACAACTGGCTGTTCGTGGCCTTCTTCGCCCTGGCCTCCTCCGAGGTGGTGCGCGGCGAGGCCTCCCAGGGGGCTGGAGAGCGGGAAAGTGAACGCTTTTGCGGCGAGGATATGGAGTACGCCAGATGCCGCGCCTGA
- a CDS encoding carboxypeptidase-like regulatory domain-containing protein, producing the protein MPRLIPRLLLLAALLVFFQPAGPAMGASLQDVLARTPAGAPVAMGRADMETGAGRADVAPRQRSRRVVVSGPAVLNQRHTEYVLDRDIETEGTAFSIRANHVTLNLNGHTVVYNQSEKGEGVSLDKWWLEDVQVINGTIRQGRAQSPGSEHGMGCNPIFSLSAKKLHLGGLRLEWSARDVIGLFVRGSKGVVVEACTLVDGGTEVSNRHQGLEALYVNGNDITVERVKVVSARQNGISIFEGVVRDCDVSLESVVTNSTGVRVGKGEIVGNRIVGRGVHPVGFWPAPRVRAYSNYVEVMNTASGSEYGSTGSAGMRIAWGKSDGIEIFCNTFLVRAEKNRIGPGEDSWGRAVNVGVPNPKQTASFHHNIIAAVNGGDGAKAAAVGVVANNKSPGLVFEKNIIASNWGALLLGDDYGPCDGFPVFRDNTIVKLPGGEDNHTIRSAYRDYASTALLVDNRYEGGAAPEDIWFELPSPMAKELRFARQVEVVVRDGQGQPVQGAEVSAMLPGTGVLDTAVSGADGGAGLALVRRRLVGERGNASLLTKVLGIGGGGLVEKPVDEVVLRVSGDGYSAEKRVPTDVTGPVEVRP; encoded by the coding sequence ATGCCGCGCCTGATCCCCCGCCTCCTGCTTCTCGCGGCGTTGCTTGTTTTCTTCCAGCCCGCCGGGCCGGCCATGGGCGCCAGCCTTCAGGACGTGCTCGCCCGCACCCCGGCCGGAGCACCCGTGGCCATGGGCCGCGCCGACATGGAGACCGGGGCCGGCCGGGCGGACGTCGCCCCGCGCCAGCGCAGCCGCAGAGTGGTGGTCAGCGGCCCGGCCGTGCTGAACCAGCGGCATACGGAATACGTTCTGGACCGTGACATCGAGACCGAGGGAACCGCATTCAGCATTAGGGCCAACCACGTCACCCTCAATCTCAACGGCCATACCGTGGTCTACAACCAAAGCGAGAAGGGCGAGGGGGTGAGCCTGGACAAGTGGTGGCTGGAGGACGTGCAGGTCATCAACGGCACCATCCGCCAGGGCCGGGCGCAAAGCCCCGGCTCGGAGCACGGCATGGGCTGCAATCCGATCTTTTCCCTCAGCGCCAAGAAGCTGCACCTGGGCGGTCTGCGCCTGGAGTGGTCCGCCCGGGACGTCATCGGGCTTTTCGTGCGGGGCAGCAAGGGCGTGGTGGTGGAGGCCTGCACCCTGGTGGACGGCGGCACGGAGGTCTCCAACCGTCATCAGGGGCTGGAGGCGCTCTACGTCAACGGCAACGACATCACCGTGGAGCGGGTCAAGGTGGTCAGCGCCCGGCAAAACGGCATCTCCATTTTCGAAGGGGTTGTGCGCGACTGCGACGTGAGCCTGGAGAGCGTGGTGACCAACTCCACCGGCGTGCGCGTGGGCAAGGGCGAAATCGTTGGCAACCGGATCGTGGGCCGGGGGGTTCACCCGGTGGGCTTCTGGCCCGCGCCCAGGGTCAGGGCCTACTCCAACTATGTGGAGGTCATGAACACGGCTTCGGGCTCGGAGTACGGCTCCACGGGCTCGGCGGGCATGCGCATCGCCTGGGGCAAGAGCGACGGCATTGAGATCTTTTGCAACACCTTCCTGGTGCGGGCGGAGAAGAACCGAATCGGCCCGGGCGAGGACAGCTGGGGGAGGGCGGTCAACGTGGGCGTGCCCAATCCCAAGCAGACGGCCAGCTTCCACCACAACATCATCGCCGCTGTAAACGGGGGCGACGGTGCCAAGGCCGCGGCCGTGGGCGTGGTGGCCAACAACAAGTCACCCGGCCTGGTTTTCGAGAAGAACATCATCGCCAGCAACTGGGGCGCTCTGCTGCTGGGCGACGACTACGGCCCCTGCGACGGTTTTCCGGTCTTCCGCGACAACACCATCGTCAAGCTGCCCGGCGGCGAGGACAACCACACCATCCGCAGCGCCTACCGCGACTACGCCTCCACCGCCCTGCTGGTGGACAACCGCTACGAGGGCGGGGCCGCGCCGGAGGACATCTGGTTCGAGCTGCCCAGCCCCATGGCCAAGGAACTGCGCTTCGCCCGCCAAGTGGAGGTGGTGGTCCGCGATGGCCAGGGACAACCTGTTCAGGGTGCGGAGGTGTCCGCCATGCTGCCCGGGACCGGCGTGCTGGACACGGCGGTCAGCGGGGCCGACGGCGGGGCCGGGCTGGCCCTGGTCCGGCGGCGGCTGGTGGGCGAGCGCGGGAACGCCTCCCTGTTGACCAAGGTGCTGGGCATCGGCGGGGGCGGCCTGGTGGAAAAACCGGTGGACGAGGTGGTCCTGCGGGTTTCCGGCGACGGCTACAGCGCGGAGAAGCGGGTACCCACTGACGTCACCGGACCCGTGGAGGTGCGGCCGTGA
- a CDS encoding glycosyltransferase family 4 protein → MTVPADTGRIRLLAVVRWPVGGIRTYMRYTYGAFPGETELTILANRTQEEDLLRQDAAELGARLVPVEGGTRELAKAAWRELRGGGHTVVQSHGFNAAAAVSLANAFRPRPHLLTVHGILEQRLLTGFSGRLKRLGLRRLVRRLDAVHAVGRDIMEHLREEIPGLEESGVRCEIIPNGVDTSRFLGCRDTAPGLRAELGLRRDEFLFGFLGRLMEQKGFDLVIRAAKELAGEGRAFRVLVAASGDYIREYRRLITEAGLADRFVFLPYQDDVRRVFATVDAVLMPSRWEAWGLLKAEALSSGTPLVASTCMGLAEDIEDSPTLFVRPGDAPDLARAMRLALDDPDLARRFAEFAPEASRRFSVCRSAERMRSLLGELHHNGAGRVPAGPMGAVEP, encoded by the coding sequence GTGACCGTTCCCGCCGACACCGGGCGCATCCGCCTGCTGGCCGTTGTCCGCTGGCCGGTGGGGGGCATCCGCACCTACATGCGCTACACCTACGGCGCGTTCCCCGGGGAGACGGAGTTGACCATTCTGGCCAACCGCACCCAGGAGGAGGACCTGCTGCGCCAGGACGCGGCCGAACTGGGGGCCAGGCTGGTGCCGGTGGAGGGCGGAACCCGCGAACTGGCCAAGGCGGCCTGGCGGGAACTGCGCGGCGGCGGGCACACCGTGGTGCAGAGCCACGGCTTCAACGCCGCGGCCGCTGTCTCCCTGGCCAACGCGTTCCGCCCCCGTCCCCACCTGCTGACGGTCCACGGCATCCTGGAGCAGCGCCTGCTGACGGGCTTTTCCGGCCGGCTGAAGCGGCTCGGACTGCGGCGGCTGGTGCGGCGGCTGGATGCGGTGCACGCCGTGGGGCGGGACATCATGGAGCATCTGCGCGAGGAGATTCCCGGCCTGGAGGAGTCCGGTGTGCGCTGCGAAATCATCCCCAACGGCGTGGACACCTCCCGTTTCCTGGGCTGCCGCGACACCGCACCCGGCTTGCGCGCGGAGCTGGGGCTGCGGCGGGACGAGTTCCTGTTCGGTTTTCTGGGGCGGCTCATGGAGCAGAAGGGCTTCGACCTTGTCATCCGGGCGGCCAAGGAGCTGGCCGGGGAAGGCCGCGCCTTCCGCGTGCTGGTGGCAGCCTCCGGCGACTATATCCGCGAGTACCGCCGCCTCATCACCGAGGCCGGACTGGCGGACCGCTTCGTCTTTCTGCCCTACCAGGACGACGTGCGGCGGGTGTTCGCCACGGTGGACGCGGTGCTCATGCCCTCCCGCTGGGAGGCCTGGGGGCTGCTCAAGGCCGAGGCCCTGAGCAGCGGGACGCCCCTGGTGGCCTCAACCTGCATGGGGCTGGCCGAGGACATCGAGGACAGCCCCACCCTTTTCGTGCGGCCCGGCGACGCGCCGGACCTGGCCCGGGCCATGCGCCTTGCCCTGGACGACCCGGACTTGGCGCGGCGGTTCGCGGAGTTCGCGCCGGAAGCGTCCAGGCGGTTTTCGGTCTGCAGGTCGGCGGAGCGCATGCGCTCCCTGCTGGGGGAGCTTCACCACAACGGGGCGGGCCGGGTGCCGGCCGGGCCCATGGGAGCGGTCGAGCCATGA
- a CDS encoding glycosyltransferase family 2 protein produces the protein MSDSGDGAVQGVSVIIPTYNRARCVLDAIRSAVEQDPPPLEVVVIDDGSTDNSGELIRDFGHPLVRYQWQENKGLSGARNAGLRLARGDLCALLDSDDTWLPGKLAAQERIMREDPECALVYTDMVETRFGELAHRSVLHEKGYQRLGEGYLYENLLHENFIIPSTVMLRTEDVRRVGYFDERLRSSEDRDMWLRLAETRKFRFVDQPLCMRNIDSDALTGDLDKWITNQLAMFREHLRLRRAEPLGGPYEGRGEAIVKRLEENVHLALTTLGQNCFRNFDLPRARRLLRESLGRRLDRHNLKYYLASHVPAPALRRLKRLKDARAAGREHA, from the coding sequence ATGAGCGATTCCGGGGACGGCGCCGTGCAAGGCGTGTCCGTCATCATTCCCACCTACAACCGCGCCCGCTGCGTGCTGGACGCCATCCGCTCTGCCGTGGAGCAGGACCCGCCCCCGCTGGAGGTGGTGGTCATCGACGACGGCTCCACAGACAACTCCGGGGAGCTGATCCGCGACTTCGGCCATCCCCTGGTCCGGTACCAATGGCAGGAGAACAAGGGCCTCTCCGGGGCGCGCAACGCGGGCCTGCGGCTGGCCAGGGGCGACCTGTGCGCCCTGCTGGATTCGGATGACACCTGGCTGCCGGGCAAGCTGGCCGCCCAGGAACGGATCATGCGCGAGGACCCGGAATGCGCCCTGGTCTACACGGACATGGTGGAGACGCGCTTCGGCGAGCTGGCCCACCGCTCCGTGCTGCACGAGAAGGGCTACCAGCGCCTGGGCGAGGGGTATCTCTACGAGAACCTGCTGCATGAAAACTTCATCATACCCTCCACGGTCATGCTGCGCACGGAGGACGTGCGCCGCGTGGGCTATTTCGACGAACGGCTGCGCTCCTCCGAGGACCGCGACATGTGGCTGCGGCTGGCCGAGACGCGGAAGTTCCGCTTCGTGGACCAGCCGCTGTGCATGCGCAACATCGACTCCGACGCCCTGACCGGCGACCTGGACAAGTGGATCACCAACCAGCTGGCCATGTTCCGCGAGCACCTGCGGCTGCGGCGGGCCGAGCCATTGGGCGGCCCCTACGAGGGGCGCGGGGAGGCCATCGTCAAGCGGCTGGAGGAAAACGTCCACCTCGCCCTGACCACCCTGGGGCAGAACTGTTTCCGGAACTTCGACCTGCCCCGGGCGCGCCGCCTGCTGCGCGAGAGCCTTGGGCGCAGGTTGGACAGGCACAACCTCAAATACTACCTGGCTTCGCACGTCCCCGCTCCGGCCCTGCGCCGGTTGAAGCGGCTCAAGGACGCCCGCGCGGCCGGGAGGGAGCACGCATGA
- the xrtA gene encoding exosortase A — MTLTTALRRTWPGWVAFFAVLSLVYFPVVQGMVEDWATDENYSHGFLVPLIAGYLVYRKRDELNQTPVGTAPIGLAVVAGGVGMLVLGWLASEYFTMRSSLVVVLAGASLFLLGRRVTGKLAAPLAYLLLMVPIPYVLYNAAAFPLKLFVTEISVFTLKTMGVVVWQEGNILMFPHITLEVANACSGLRSIMSLLAIGVAYALIFHRSNIQRALLILSTIPLAVITNALRVVGTGILAKYFGEAAAKGFFHEFAGLFVFMTAVALFVALGVVLKRIGI; from the coding sequence ATGACGCTGACGACCGCTCTCCGCCGAACCTGGCCGGGCTGGGTGGCCTTCTTCGCCGTTCTTTCACTGGTTTATTTCCCCGTGGTTCAGGGCATGGTCGAGGACTGGGCCACGGACGAGAACTACTCCCACGGCTTCCTGGTGCCGCTCATCGCGGGCTACCTGGTCTACCGCAAGCGGGACGAGCTGAACCAGACCCCGGTCGGCACCGCCCCCATCGGATTGGCCGTGGTGGCCGGAGGGGTGGGCATGCTGGTGCTTGGCTGGCTGGCCTCGGAGTACTTCACCATGCGCTCTTCCCTGGTGGTTGTCCTGGCCGGGGCCTCGCTCTTTCTGCTGGGACGACGGGTGACGGGCAAGCTGGCCGCGCCGCTGGCCTACCTGCTGCTCATGGTGCCCATCCCCTACGTGCTCTACAACGCGGCCGCCTTCCCCCTGAAGCTGTTCGTCACGGAAATCTCCGTGTTCACGCTCAAGACCATGGGCGTGGTGGTCTGGCAGGAGGGGAACATCCTCATGTTCCCCCACATCACCCTGGAGGTGGCCAACGCCTGCAGCGGGCTGCGGTCCATCATGTCCCTGCTGGCCATCGGCGTGGCCTACGCCCTCATTTTCCACCGCTCCAACATCCAGCGGGCGCTGCTCATCCTGTCAACCATCCCCCTGGCGGTCATCACCAACGCCCTGCGCGTGGTGGGCACGGGCATTCTGGCCAAGTACTTCGGCGAGGCCGCGGCCAAGGGCTTCTTCCACGAGTTCGCCGGACTGTTCGTTTTCATGACCGCCGTGGCGCTGTTCGTGGCCCTCGGCGTGGTACTCAAGAGGATTGGGATATGA